From the Acinetobacter wanghuae genome, one window contains:
- a CDS encoding putative quorum-sensing-regulated virulence factor — protein MQAIILDTETHTLNGQPIEIAYAPVEINNHKISLDKSRLFDQLYSCDEPISYAAMAVHHILESELVGKPHYSTFQLPSETQYIIGHNIDYDIRALEKCGIDSTPIKAICTLALARVVWPDAEAHNISALIYMITKGSERARDMIRKAHRADMDIILTANILMHIVHHLKINSIEELYAASEDARIPRTINFGKHRGTAIADLPADYVQWLMRQEDLDPYLRKALENKAIVTL, from the coding sequence ATGCAGGCAATTATTCTCGATACCGAAACCCATACACTCAATGGTCAGCCGATTGAAATTGCTTATGCGCCTGTCGAGATCAACAATCATAAAATCAGCTTAGATAAAAGCCGCCTGTTTGACCAACTGTATAGTTGTGATGAACCGATCTCTTATGCAGCCATGGCGGTGCATCATATTTTAGAATCCGAATTGGTCGGTAAACCGCATTATTCTACTTTTCAGCTTCCGAGTGAGACCCAATATATTATTGGTCATAATATTGACTATGATATTCGTGCTTTAGAAAAATGTGGTATCGATTCCACCCCAATTAAAGCCATTTGCACACTTGCTCTCGCACGCGTGGTGTGGCCAGATGCAGAAGCGCACAATATTTCTGCACTTATCTATATGATTACCAAAGGCAGTGAACGTGCACGCGACATGATTCGTAAGGCACATCGTGCCGATATGGATATTATTTTAACGGCAAATATTTTAATGCATATTGTGCATCATCTGAAAATTAATAGCATTGAAGAGCTTTATGCAGCCTCTGAAGATGCACGTATCCCTCGCACGATTAACTTTGGTAAACACCGCGGGACTGCAATCGCTGACTTGCCTGCGGATTATGTACAATGGCTCATGCGTCAAGAAGATCTCGACCCTTATCTACGTAAAGCTTTGGAAAATAAAGCGATTGTAACGCTTTAA
- a CDS encoding serine O-acetyltransferase: MLWQLILSDLYRYTGSTSFKALLKTYLFNRGFNFSVWLRIASQKSFMGKCAYPIFYYKKKKYGIDIHCTTQVGYGLFIGHGGPLVVNPTTIIGNNVNLSQFTTIGANGGRQAATIGDNVYIGPNVCIIDDVNIGNNVTIGAGSVVTKDIPENATAVGNYAKVIHYDNAAQSVNRRWIIQ, encoded by the coding sequence ATGCTTTGGCAATTGATTTTAAGCGATTTATATCGCTATACAGGCAGCACCTCTTTTAAAGCTTTACTTAAAACTTATCTATTTAATCGTGGTTTTAATTTTAGTGTTTGGCTACGCATTGCCAGTCAGAAATCTTTTATGGGTAAATGCGCCTACCCTATTTTTTATTATAAGAAGAAGAAATACGGCATTGATATTCACTGCACGACCCAAGTGGGTTATGGCTTATTCATTGGACATGGTGGTCCGTTGGTGGTGAATCCAACAACCATTATTGGTAATAACGTCAATTTATCGCAGTTCACGACAATTGGTGCCAACGGCGGCCGTCAAGCCGCCACGATTGGCGATAATGTCTATATCGGTCCCAATGTTTGTATTATCGATGACGTCAACATTGGTAATAATGTCACCATCGGTGCAGGTAGCGTGGTCACTAAAGATATTCCTGAGAATGCTACGGCGGTCGGAAATTATGCCAAAGTCATTCATTATGACAATGCAGCACAATCGGTGAATCGTCGTTGGATCATTCAGTAA
- a CDS encoding OsmC domain/YcaO domain-containing protein, whose protein sequence is MEIKVNYLDNLRQEAKFDDFSVIADQPIRYKGDGSAPGPFDYFLASSALCAAYFVKVYCLARDIPTDNIRLSQNNIVDPENRYKQIFKIQVELPADISEKDRQGILRSIDRCTVKKVIQTGPEFIIEQVESIDADAQALLMPSLASEQKTVIPGKDLPLEDTIANMSAILAGLGMKIEIASWRNIVPNVWSLHIRDAQSPMCFTNGKGSTKESALASALGEFIERLNCNFFYNDQFWGEDIANAAFVHYPDEKWFKPGPNGELPKEILDEYTLEIYDPEEELLGTHLYDTNSGNTERGICSLPFVRQSDGETVYFPSNLIENLYLSNGMSAGNTLEEAQVQCLSEIFERAVKREILEGEITLPDVPESVIAKYPKIVEGIKGLEEQGFPVLVKDASLGGKYPVMCVTLMNPRTGGVFASFGAHPNFEVALERSLTELLQGRSFEGLNDLPKPTFSSNAVTEPNNFVEHFIDSSGVVSWRFFSSKSDYAFVEWDFTNNGQNSNADEAAAMFGILEEMGKEVYMAVYKHLGATACRILVPDYSEIYLVEDLVWDNTNKALLYREDILNIHRLDDEQLEALVERLEECDSDDYTEIKTLIGVEFDDNTVWGQLTILELKLLIYVVLQQFEEAKDLVEAFLQFNTNTVERGLFYQCMNVVLEVMLDDDMELEEYAHNFRRMFGDERMDAVLGSVDGSIKFYGLTETSMKLEGLDRHLRLIDSYKKLHAARAKFVAAQ, encoded by the coding sequence ATGGAAATTAAGGTTAATTATCTCGATAATCTTCGCCAAGAAGCGAAGTTCGATGATTTCTCCGTCATCGCTGATCAGCCGATTCGTTATAAAGGGGATGGCTCAGCTCCCGGTCCATTCGATTATTTCTTAGCATCTTCAGCACTGTGTGCAGCTTACTTTGTCAAAGTGTATTGCTTGGCGCGTGATATTCCGACCGATAATATTCGTTTGTCACAAAATAATATTGTCGATCCTGAAAATCGTTACAAACAGATTTTTAAGATTCAGGTTGAATTGCCTGCCGATATTTCTGAAAAAGACCGTCAAGGAATTCTGCGTTCAATTGACCGTTGTACCGTGAAAAAAGTGATTCAAACCGGTCCCGAATTTATTATTGAACAAGTCGAAAGTATTGATGCAGATGCGCAAGCATTATTGATGCCTTCGTTGGCTTCTGAGCAAAAAACAGTTATTCCGGGTAAAGACTTACCCTTAGAAGATACGATTGCCAATATGTCTGCCATCTTGGCAGGTTTGGGTATGAAGATTGAAATCGCATCTTGGCGTAATATCGTGCCGAATGTGTGGTCATTACATATTCGTGATGCACAATCTCCAATGTGCTTTACCAATGGTAAAGGTTCAACCAAAGAAAGTGCCTTGGCATCTGCTTTGGGCGAATTTATTGAGCGTCTAAACTGTAACTTCTTCTATAACGATCAATTCTGGGGTGAGGACATCGCCAATGCAGCATTTGTGCATTATCCAGATGAGAAATGGTTTAAACCGGGTCCAAATGGTGAATTGCCAAAAGAAATTCTCGATGAATACACGTTGGAAATTTACGATCCTGAAGAAGAGCTTTTAGGTACGCATTTATATGACACCAACTCAGGCAATACTGAACGTGGCATTTGTTCATTGCCCTTTGTACGTCAGTCTGATGGTGAAACGGTTTATTTCCCATCGAACTTAATTGAGAATTTATATCTTTCCAATGGTATGAGTGCGGGCAATACCTTAGAAGAAGCCCAAGTTCAGTGTCTGTCTGAAATCTTTGAACGTGCCGTAAAACGTGAAATTTTGGAAGGGGAAATTACCCTGCCAGATGTACCTGAGTCTGTGATTGCCAAATATCCAAAAATTGTTGAGGGTATTAAAGGGCTTGAGGAGCAAGGCTTCCCAGTCTTAGTTAAGGATGCATCACTCGGTGGCAAATATCCTGTGATGTGTGTGACTTTAATGAATCCACGTACAGGCGGTGTATTTGCCTCATTTGGTGCACATCCAAACTTCGAAGTTGCACTTGAGCGTAGCTTAACGGAACTTCTACAAGGTCGTAGTTTTGAAGGTCTAAATGATCTACCTAAACCTACTTTTAGTTCAAATGCAGTGACTGAACCGAATAACTTCGTAGAACACTTCATTGACTCGAGCGGTGTCGTATCTTGGCGTTTCTTTAGCTCGAAGTCTGACTATGCATTTGTGGAGTGGGACTTCACCAATAATGGTCAAAATTCGAATGCTGACGAAGCTGCTGCGATGTTTGGCATTCTTGAAGAAATGGGCAAAGAAGTCTATATGGCGGTTTATAAGCATCTTGGTGCAACCGCTTGCCGTATTCTTGTGCCTGATTATTCAGAAATTTACTTGGTTGAAGACTTGGTTTGGGACAACACCAACAAAGCACTTCTTTACCGTGAAGATATCTTGAATATTCACCGTTTAGACGACGAGCAGCTTGAAGCTTTGGTTGAACGTTTAGAAGAATGTGATTCAGATGATTACACCGAAATCAAAACCTTGATTGGTGTGGAATTTGATGACAATACGGTTTGGGGTCAACTGACGATTCTTGAGCTGAAATTGTTGATCTATGTAGTATTGCAACAGTTTGAAGAAGCGAAAGATTTAGTCGAAGCATTCTTGCAGTTCAACACCAATACGGTTGAGCGTGGCTTGTTCTATCAATGCATGAACGTGGTACTTGAAGTCATGCTTGATGATGACATGGAACTTGAAGAATACGCACACAACTTCCGCCGTATGTTTGGTGATGAACGTATGGACGCCGTATTAGGTTCTGTAGATGGTTCAATCAAATTCTATGGTTTGACTGAAACCAGTATGAAACTTGAAGGTTTAGACCGTCATTTACGTCTGATCGACAGTTATAAGAAATTGCATGCGGCTCGTGCAAAATTTGTGGCTGCGCAATAA
- a CDS encoding AEC family transporter has protein sequence MLDIIRLIIPIFITILLGYLTVSFGLLNKDHFKAMGLFVIKVALPCMLIVSISSQDFTTLLQVPYLVSFGLVSFVVFSIALFIYFKLFKQSLTHASVMAMGSSMSNTGFIGSGLLYLFLGEKAAIYFGMSFLLENFIVFLLFLICLEIGKSKTTFKNILKSGILSIIQNPIVIALFLGFVFSACDIVLPHILIKALQPIGQTAMPLGLLVIGGSLYGISIASQSNLARDAMIISTLKLILMPLLVYSLFLLFPSADAEMIFAGTLLASVSMVGIFAVFGQQYEMQKVPAILLICTLCSILSLSTVIHFLHV, from the coding sequence ATGCTCGACATTATTCGCCTTATTATCCCTATTTTTATCACGATTTTACTTGGCTATTTGACTGTATCTTTTGGTTTATTGAACAAAGATCATTTTAAAGCGATGGGTTTATTTGTCATTAAAGTTGCCCTGCCTTGTATGTTGATCGTGAGTATTTCCTCTCAAGACTTTACTACATTACTACAAGTCCCTTATTTGGTCAGTTTCGGCTTGGTATCGTTTGTCGTGTTTAGCATTGCTTTATTCATTTACTTTAAATTATTTAAGCAATCTTTGACGCATGCCAGTGTGATGGCAATGGGAAGTTCGATGTCAAACACGGGCTTTATTGGCAGTGGCTTACTGTATTTATTTTTAGGAGAGAAAGCTGCCATTTATTTTGGTATGTCCTTTTTACTTGAAAACTTTATTGTCTTTTTACTGTTTTTAATCTGTTTAGAAATCGGAAAATCCAAAACGACATTTAAGAATATTCTTAAATCTGGCATTTTAAGCATTATTCAAAATCCGATTGTCATCGCGCTGTTCCTTGGCTTTGTATTCAGTGCATGCGACATTGTATTGCCGCACATACTCATCAAAGCGCTACAACCGATTGGTCAAACCGCTATGCCATTAGGTTTACTGGTGATTGGCGGCAGCTTGTATGGTATTTCAATCGCGAGTCAAAGTAATTTAGCACGCGATGCAATGATCATCTCCACACTGAAACTTATTCTGATGCCGCTTTTGGTCTATAGCTTATTCCTACTGTTTCCGAGTGCAGATGCGGAAATGATCTTTGCTGGCACCTTACTCGCGAGTGTTTCGATGGTCGGGATTTTTGCAGTATTTGGTCAGCAATATGAAATGCAAAAAGTACCCGCCATCTTATTGATTTGTACGTTATGTTCGATTCTCAGTTTAAGCACTGTGATTCATTTTTTACATGTTTAA
- a CDS encoding LysR substrate-binding domain-containing protein, whose protein sequence is MSLEIRWIEDLIALETEGTISKAAELRCVSQSSFTRRIQHLEDLLGFNVINRDSKYVNFTEAGRILLRTSKSIKSQLDDTLHLLNEQQQEQQGSIKIAISHSLIAQFLPKFISSLPSSMQGIHYEISSVNLWEGLKKLMQGACHFLICYGDADLIQTLNPQILAHIKLSEIQVIPVSVKDGNQAKYDIHQPFPLLAYGPETFLKGFVDHKLKHLKYKKLYEADNAQDLRELVMQGLGIAWLPSSIVEKELKAGSLVSFDSTYSFNNHIYILKHKMNDPDNVNYFWEQLLQSRSHDLNM, encoded by the coding sequence ATGAGCTTAGAAATTCGCTGGATTGAAGATTTGATTGCCCTTGAAACAGAGGGCACAATTTCGAAAGCGGCAGAATTGCGCTGCGTGAGTCAATCGTCATTTACACGAAGAATTCAGCACTTAGAAGATCTTCTTGGTTTTAATGTGATTAATCGTGATAGTAAATATGTGAATTTTACCGAAGCGGGTCGCATCTTACTGCGGACGTCAAAGAGCATTAAAAGCCAATTGGATGACACGCTGCACTTACTCAATGAACAACAACAAGAACAACAGGGCAGTATTAAAATTGCGATCTCACATTCGCTGATTGCTCAGTTTTTACCAAAATTTATCAGTTCTTTACCCAGTTCGATGCAAGGTATTCATTATGAAATATCGAGTGTCAATTTGTGGGAAGGATTGAAAAAGCTGATGCAAGGTGCTTGTCATTTTCTAATTTGTTATGGCGATGCAGATTTGATTCAAACCTTGAATCCACAGATTTTAGCGCATATTAAATTAAGTGAAATTCAAGTCATTCCCGTCAGTGTCAAAGATGGAAATCAAGCAAAATATGATATTCATCAACCTTTTCCTTTGTTGGCATATGGACCTGAAACTTTTCTAAAAGGCTTTGTTGATCACAAACTCAAACATTTAAAATATAAAAAACTGTATGAAGCTGATAATGCACAAGATTTACGTGAGTTGGTCATGCAGGGGCTGGGCATCGCATGGTTACCATCATCCATTGTGGAAAAAGAATTAAAAGCGGGCAGCTTAGTGAGTTTTGATTCAACCTACAGTTTCAATAATCACATTTATATTTTAAAGCATAAAATGAATGATCCCGACAATGTGAATTACTTTTGGGAGCAATTATTACAGTCGAGATCACATGATTTAAACATGTAA
- a CDS encoding aspartate ammonia-lyase → MNQFLNHRLEKDLIGEMYIPEQFYFGIQTQRALQNFDLSHNKLSQYPLFIQSLAWVKLACAKANLQLGHLSQEKYTAIEYACQQIIEGRYHDQFELDMLQGGAGTSTNMNMNEVLANIALEYMGHQKGQYQYLHPNNDVNMAQSTNDVYPTAIKMALVLMIDQLEKPFQNLINGFAAKAKQFEHVLKMGRTQLQDAVPMTLGQEFLAFSNTLAKDLKLIKNLVPQSLYQVNLGGTAIGTGLNASKAYQEIAVAELATLIQRPIQSADDLIEATSDMGEFVLLSGLLKRTATKLSKIANDLRLLSSGPRTGFGEIQLEARQAGSSIMPGKVNPVIPEALNISCFEVIANDLAVTLAADAGQLQLNAMEPLIAFKLFESIDILNNAMRMFQEKCVVSIQANTAHCQHLVENSIGIVTALNPYLGYENTTRLAQTAFRENRSVIELIRSEGLMTQQQIEEILSIQNMTQPV, encoded by the coding sequence ATGAATCAATTCCTCAATCATCGCTTAGAAAAAGATTTAATTGGAGAAATGTATATTCCAGAACAGTTTTATTTTGGCATTCAAACCCAACGTGCCTTACAAAACTTTGACTTAAGCCATAATAAACTCAGCCAATATCCACTTTTTATTCAATCACTTGCATGGGTAAAACTAGCATGTGCTAAAGCAAATTTGCAATTAGGTCATTTAAGCCAAGAGAAATACACAGCCATTGAATATGCTTGCCAACAGATCATTGAAGGTCGCTATCACGATCAATTTGAATTGGATATGTTACAAGGTGGTGCTGGCACATCCACCAATATGAATATGAACGAAGTCCTTGCCAATATTGCTTTAGAATATATGGGACATCAAAAAGGTCAATATCAGTATTTACACCCCAATAATGACGTCAATATGGCGCAGTCGACCAATGATGTGTATCCCACTGCCATTAAAATGGCTTTGGTGCTAATGATTGACCAATTGGAAAAACCATTTCAAAACTTAATTAATGGATTTGCAGCAAAAGCTAAGCAATTTGAGCATGTCCTTAAAATGGGTCGTACCCAATTACAAGATGCCGTTCCCATGACTTTAGGGCAAGAATTTCTCGCTTTTTCAAATACTTTAGCCAAAGATCTTAAATTAATTAAAAACCTTGTTCCGCAAAGTTTATATCAAGTGAATTTAGGTGGTACAGCGATTGGAACTGGATTAAATGCATCAAAAGCTTATCAAGAAATTGCTGTCGCTGAACTAGCAACATTGATCCAACGCCCCATTCAAAGTGCAGATGATTTGATTGAAGCGACTTCAGATATGGGCGAATTTGTCTTATTGTCTGGTTTACTAAAGCGTACTGCCACCAAGCTTTCTAAAATTGCCAATGACTTACGTTTGCTTTCGAGTGGTCCCCGTACAGGCTTTGGCGAGATTCAACTTGAAGCGCGTCAAGCAGGCAGCTCCATCATGCCGGGCAAAGTCAATCCGGTTATTCCTGAAGCGTTGAATATCAGTTGTTTTGAGGTCATTGCCAATGATTTAGCCGTCACTTTGGCTGCCGATGCGGGTCAACTACAACTCAATGCAATGGAGCCATTAATTGCATTTAAACTGTTTGAATCTATTGATATTTTGAACAATGCTATGCGTATGTTCCAAGAAAAATGTGTGGTGAGCATTCAAGCCAATACAGCGCATTGTCAACATTTGGTCGAAAACTCGATTGGCATTGTGACCGCTTTAAATCCTTATTTAGGTTATGAAAATACCACACGCTTGGCACAAACGGCTTTCCGAGAAAATCGTAGTGTCATTGAATTGATTCGTAGTGAAGGTTTAATGACCCAGCAACAAATTGAAGAAATTTTATCTATTCAAAATATGACACAACCTGTTTAG
- a CDS encoding transposase, with translation MPQKSQYKGLKKQKKSYSGKKKAHTFKVQAIIHYRTRQVLSLCTSRGAVHDFELFKRNLNQVPKGSFILADKGYQGIYAVYPNSLLPLKAKKRCKLDLELKVYNQEINKRRIGIEHVFGSLKTFKILAERYRNRGKRLGLRFNLIAGVYNMELSKK, from the coding sequence ATGCCACAGAAATCCCAATACAAAGGCCTAAAAAAACAGAAGAAAAGCTATAGTGGCAAGAAGAAGGCACATACTTTTAAAGTTCAAGCCATTATCCATTATAGAACTCGGCAAGTTCTGAGTTTATGCACGAGTCGTGGTGCTGTACATGATTTCGAGCTATTCAAACGCAATTTAAATCAGGTTCCTAAAGGGTCTTTTATCCTTGCAGATAAAGGCTATCAAGGGATTTACGCAGTGTATCCAAATAGTCTATTGCCATTAAAAGCAAAAAAGCGCTGCAAACTAGATCTCGAGCTAAAAGTTTACAATCAAGAAATCAATAAAAGAAGAATTGGGATTGAGCATGTATTTGGCAGTTTGAAGACCTTCAAAATACTTGCCGAGCGATATCGTAATCGAGGCAAAAGACTAGGCTTAAGATTCAATTTAATTGCTGGAGTCTATAACATGGAACTGAGTAAAAAATGA
- a CDS encoding transposase family protein, translated as MKYIDSKKLSETQFKRYTGISCSTFDLMVEQLKMHVPAKGRPPKLSVEDQVLLCLSYWREYRTLFHVSTSYGVSEPTASRIVRHVEDCLIKSNLFNLPKNLPEGEGIDWNVVIVDATEIPIQRPKKTEEKL; from the coding sequence ATGAAATACATCGATTCGAAGAAGCTTTCTGAAACACAGTTTAAGCGATATACAGGCATCTCATGTTCAACCTTTGATTTAATGGTTGAACAACTGAAAATGCATGTCCCTGCAAAAGGTAGACCACCTAAATTAAGTGTAGAAGATCAGGTTTTACTCTGTCTGAGCTATTGGCGTGAATACCGAACTTTATTTCATGTCTCAACAAGTTATGGCGTGTCAGAGCCTACTGCTTCAAGAATCGTTCGCCATGTAGAGGATTGTCTAATCAAGTCCAATCTATTCAATTTACCTAAGAATTTGCCTGAAGGCGAAGGTATTGACTGGAATGTGGTGATCGTAGATGCCACAGAAATCCCAATACAAAGGCCTAAAAAAACAGAAGAAAAGCTATAG
- a CDS encoding LysR family transcriptional regulator, whose protein sequence is MIELRHLKTLTAIREHGSLVAAAGDLCLTPSALSHQLRELDQWFGVEVVNRKTRPVSFSNVGQRLLKLADEILPQVQIAQSDISRIVHGQTGRIVFSSECHSCFDWLMPLLNQYRIQYPDVDLDFASGFEANPHELLQTGEFDLLITADPIALKGIEYFPIFEYESRLVLSNTHPLVRVKEITVQELAEETLVTYPVDKHRLDIMSRLFIPANIQPKSIRTTDLTQMLIQLVASGRGIAALPDWVVNEYEQKGWVTSRRLDCVAAEGLRRTLYAGFRSEEKQKDYFEGFLKSLERFSKKRTQYYQ, encoded by the coding sequence ATGATTGAACTCCGCCACCTTAAGACCTTAACTGCAATTCGAGAACATGGTTCATTGGTCGCAGCAGCAGGCGATTTATGTTTAACACCCTCGGCATTGTCACATCAGTTACGCGAGTTGGATCAATGGTTTGGCGTAGAAGTGGTCAATCGGAAAACCCGACCTGTGAGTTTTTCTAATGTCGGTCAACGTTTATTGAAATTGGCAGATGAAATATTGCCGCAAGTGCAAATTGCCCAATCTGATATTTCACGTATTGTGCATGGACAAACAGGGCGAATAGTTTTTTCTTCTGAGTGTCATAGTTGTTTTGATTGGCTCATGCCACTATTAAATCAATATCGTATTCAATATCCAGATGTTGATTTAGATTTTGCTTCAGGTTTCGAAGCAAATCCGCATGAATTACTGCAAACAGGCGAATTTGATTTACTCATTACCGCAGATCCCATTGCATTAAAAGGCATTGAATATTTCCCAATTTTTGAATATGAATCGCGCTTGGTGTTATCAAATACCCATCCTTTGGTTCGTGTGAAAGAGATTACCGTGCAAGAATTGGCTGAAGAAACTTTGGTGACTTATCCGGTAGATAAGCACCGTTTGGATATCATGTCGCGCCTGTTTATTCCTGCCAATATTCAACCCAAAAGTATTCGTACCACCGATTTAACGCAAATGCTGATTCAACTTGTCGCGAGTGGGCGAGGGATTGCTGCACTGCCAGATTGGGTCGTGAATGAATATGAACAAAAAGGGTGGGTCACATCGCGCCGTCTTGATTGTGTGGCAGCGGAAGGCTTACGTCGCACACTGTATGCCGGTTTTAGAAGTGAAGAAAAGCAAAAGGATTATTTTGAAGGGTTCTTAAAATCATTAGAACGTTTTTCAAAAAAGCGCACGCAGTATTATCAATAA
- a CDS encoding flavin reductase: MIEATDFRNAMSLLSTAVNVITTAGEAGMHGFTASAVCSVTDTPPTLLVCMNQSSRSHAQFLENKVLAVNVLSTQHEQLSNAFASSKFNAEQRFELADWSTLETGAPILEDALVSFDCEIVDIQQVGTHSVLMCHVVGIKQSQQQESLVYFNRAYHQVGAVEIA; this comes from the coding sequence ATGATTGAGGCAACGGACTTTAGAAACGCGATGTCTTTACTAAGCACAGCGGTAAATGTCATTACCACCGCGGGTGAAGCGGGAATGCATGGATTTACCGCATCTGCGGTGTGTAGCGTGACTGATACACCACCGACTTTGTTGGTGTGTATGAATCAATCTTCTCGTTCTCATGCGCAATTTCTTGAAAATAAAGTACTAGCGGTAAATGTACTCAGTACTCAACATGAACAGCTTTCTAATGCTTTTGCCTCAAGCAAATTCAATGCCGAACAACGCTTTGAACTGGCAGATTGGAGCACACTTGAAACAGGCGCACCGATTTTAGAAGATGCCTTGGTCAGTTTTGATTGTGAGATTGTAGATATTCAGCAAGTTGGAACACATAGTGTATTGATGTGTCATGTCGTTGGAATTAAACAAAGTCAGCAACAAGAAAGTTTGGTGTATTTTAATCGGGCTTATCATCAGGTTGGAGCAGTTGAAATAGCCTAA
- a CDS encoding methionine synthase — protein sequence MALLLPTSTAGSLPKPAWLAEPEQLWSPWKLEGDALLEAKRDALKLSLHEQRQAGIDIVSDGEQTRQHFVTTFIEHLEGVDFNKRETMRIRNRYDASVPSVVGEVSRKKAVFVDDAKFLRSQTTQPIKWALPGPMTMIDTLYDGHYKSREKLAWEFAKILNQEALELEAAGVDIIQFDEPAFNVFFDEVNDWGIATLERALEGLKCETAVHICYGYGIQANTDWKKTLGNEWRQYEESFPKLQQSKIDIVSLECQNSRVPMDLIELIRGKKVMVGAIDVATNQIETPEEVAHTLRKALQFVDADKLYPSTNCGMAPLSRQVAQGKLNALSAGAAIVRQELGA from the coding sequence ATGGCACTTTTACTCCCAACATCGACAGCAGGCAGCTTACCGAAACCCGCTTGGCTTGCTGAACCTGAACAACTTTGGTCACCTTGGAAACTTGAAGGCGATGCACTTTTAGAAGCAAAACGTGATGCATTAAAGCTGTCTTTGCATGAACAACGTCAGGCGGGTATCGATATTGTCAGTGATGGTGAACAAACCCGTCAGCACTTTGTGACCACGTTTATTGAACATCTTGAAGGGGTGGATTTTAACAAGCGCGAAACCATGCGTATTCGTAACCGTTACGATGCCAGTGTGCCATCTGTCGTGGGTGAAGTGTCTCGTAAAAAAGCAGTTTTTGTCGATGATGCCAAGTTCTTACGTAGCCAAACCACGCAACCGATTAAATGGGCATTGCCCGGTCCTATGACCATGATCGATACGCTGTATGATGGTCATTACAAAAGCCGTGAAAAGTTGGCGTGGGAATTTGCCAAAATTCTGAACCAAGAAGCTTTAGAACTTGAAGCAGCAGGGGTCGACATCATTCAGTTTGATGAACCTGCGTTTAATGTGTTCTTTGATGAAGTGAATGATTGGGGGATTGCAACCTTAGAGCGTGCACTTGAAGGTCTAAAATGTGAAACCGCGGTGCATATTTGCTATGGCTATGGCATTCAAGCCAATACCGATTGGAAAAAGACTTTGGGTAATGAATGGCGTCAGTACGAAGAATCGTTCCCCAAACTGCAACAATCTAAAATTGATATTGTGTCACTCGAATGTCAAAACTCCCGTGTTCCAATGGATTTGATTGAACTCATTCGTGGCAAAAAAGTGATGGTCGGTGCGATTGATGTGGCGACCAATCAAATTGAAACGCCTGAAGAAGTCGCTCATACATTACGCAAAGCACTGCAATTTGTAGATGCAGATAAACTTTATCCATCAACCAACTGTGGGATGGCACCATTATCTCGTCAAGTCGCACAAGGCAAACTAAATGCGTTAAGTGCAGGTGCTGCAATTGTGCGTCAAGAGTTGGGTGCTTAA